One segment of Deinococcus sp. Leaf326 DNA contains the following:
- a CDS encoding HAD family phosphatase encodes MPETPSPLRAVLFDRDDTLTWTDPSVYREAAMWAGGRFGLDPATVGQALRTQWEERAFGWWHLRSTEDETRFWDDYGQELVGRLGLPASAATDLMAAFPYERYMKPVDGARDVLAELRGRGLKIGVLSNTLPSIGRTLSAVGLDDLVDVALATCTLGVHKPEAQAFLLAADALDVAPGEVLFIDDKAENVEGARAVGMRAELIDLQGRTPGALSDLHAVLPLAAV; translated from the coding sequence ATGCCTGAAACGCCATCCCCCCTGCGCGCTGTGCTGTTCGACCGCGACGATACCCTGACCTGGACCGACCCATCGGTGTACCGCGAGGCGGCAATGTGGGCGGGGGGTCGCTTCGGTCTCGACCCGGCAACAGTGGGCCAGGCCCTACGTACGCAGTGGGAGGAACGGGCGTTCGGCTGGTGGCATCTGCGCAGCACCGAGGACGAGACCCGGTTCTGGGACGACTACGGACAGGAACTCGTCGGACGCCTGGGTCTGCCTGCCTCAGCCGCTACGGACCTGATGGCGGCCTTTCCCTACGAGCGCTACATGAAGCCGGTGGACGGCGCGCGGGACGTCCTGGCCGAGCTGCGCGGGCGTGGACTGAAGATCGGGGTGCTGAGCAACACCCTGCCGAGCATCGGGCGCACGCTGAGCGCCGTGGGGCTGGACGACCTCGTGGACGTGGCGCTGGCGACCTGCACGCTGGGGGTCCACAAACCTGAGGCCCAGGCCTTCCTGTTGGCAGCCGACGCTCTGGACGTCGCGCCCGGCGAGGTGCTGTTCATCGACGACAAGGCGGAGAACGTCGAGGGCGCGCGGGCGGTCGGCATGAGGGCCGAGCTGATCGACCTGCAGGGCCGGACACCCGGCGCGTTGAGCGACCTGCACGCGGTGCTGCCGCTGGCGGCCGTATGA
- a CDS encoding alpha/beta fold hydrolase has translation MLRRVRSEEFRYGGATLRYEVSGRGEPVVLVHGLSGSAQWWRRNVPALAAEYRVYALDLAGYGHARRQRTLGVQENAELIARWMEALDLRGAALIGHSMGGQIAVRVAALNSGRVDALVLACASGLLAGNPVRVALQLPRATLTGRPTFLPRILADSVRAGLPNLWRSAVSLLGDSVADLLPALDIRTLVIWGRRDALVPVALGRQLAAAIPGAEYREIARAGHVVMVDAPREFNAAVLDFLRRPGAGVAPENRS, from the coding sequence ATGCTGCGGCGCGTGCGGTCTGAGGAATTCCGATATGGCGGGGCCACCCTGCGCTACGAAGTCTCCGGCAGGGGAGAGCCGGTGGTCCTGGTTCACGGTCTGAGCGGCTCGGCGCAGTGGTGGCGGCGCAACGTGCCTGCCCTGGCGGCCGAGTACCGGGTCTACGCCCTGGACCTGGCAGGGTACGGCCACGCCCGCAGGCAGCGCACGCTCGGCGTACAGGAAAATGCCGAGCTCATCGCGCGCTGGATGGAAGCGCTCGATCTGCGCGGCGCGGCCCTGATCGGCCACAGCATGGGCGGCCAGATCGCCGTGCGGGTCGCCGCTCTCAACAGCGGCCGGGTGGACGCCCTGGTGCTGGCCTGCGCCAGTGGTCTCCTGGCGGGCAACCCCGTCAGGGTGGCGCTGCAACTCCCGCGCGCCACCCTGACGGGCCGGCCCACCTTCCTGCCGCGTATTCTGGCGGACTCGGTGCGGGCCGGGCTGCCCAACCTGTGGCGCAGTGCCGTGAGCCTGCTCGGAGACAGCGTGGCCGACCTTCTCCCCGCCCTCGACATCCGCACGCTGGTGATCTGGGGCCGGCGCGACGCCCTGGTGCCGGTGGCCCTCGGGCGCCAGCTCGCGGCCGCCATTCCGGGCGCCGAGTACCGCGAGATCGCCCGCGCCGGACACGTGGTCATGGTGGACGCGCCGCGCGAATTCAACGCGGCGGTGCTGGACTTCCTGCGGCGCCCCGGGGCCGGCGTGGCCCCGGAGAACCGCTCGTGA
- a CDS encoding alpha/beta fold hydrolase — protein sequence MSGQAPAPAGQAYYTVVRGLRTHAWVRGDGPPLVIVPGLGCASWMYARLARELSRTRRVYVYDPPGHGDSEGTPDYPRSICDLTDHLAAWLEASGLRCAPLLGHSLGGEVIFDLAARYPHCTTALIAAAPTGIPENPNVPAQLFRLARDLPRERLGLLGPGLRAYGRAGLVRMLRLAADQRRHNTGPLLARVRVPTLLLDGDRDPVIRAWTVREIRREIPEAVVRVVPGGTHAVTDTFPLTIAASALEFLDWVEGPDTSPIGDFEQLDCENE from the coding sequence GTGAGCGGGCAGGCTCCTGCCCCTGCTGGACAGGCCTACTACACCGTAGTCCGGGGCCTGCGGACCCACGCCTGGGTGCGCGGCGACGGGCCACCCCTGGTCATCGTGCCGGGACTGGGCTGCGCCTCCTGGATGTATGCCCGGCTGGCCCGCGAGCTGTCGCGGACGCGGCGCGTGTACGTGTACGACCCGCCCGGCCACGGCGACAGCGAGGGGACGCCCGACTATCCCCGGTCCATCTGCGACCTCACCGACCACCTCGCCGCGTGGCTGGAGGCGAGCGGGCTGCGCTGCGCGCCGCTGCTGGGGCATTCGCTCGGCGGCGAGGTGATCTTCGACCTCGCGGCGCGCTACCCGCACTGCACCACGGCTCTCATCGCGGCCGCGCCCACCGGCATTCCCGAGAACCCCAACGTCCCAGCCCAGCTGTTTCGGCTTGCCCGCGACCTCCCCCGCGAACGTCTAGGGCTGCTCGGGCCCGGCCTGCGGGCCTACGGCCGGGCCGGTCTGGTCCGGATGTTGCGGCTGGCGGCCGACCAGCGACGGCACAACACCGGGCCGCTGCTGGCGCGCGTCCGGGTGCCCACCCTGCTCCTCGACGGGGACCGCGACCCCGTCATCCGGGCATGGACCGTCCGCGAGATCCGGCGCGAGATCCCCGAGGCGGTCGTCCGGGTCGTGCCGGGCGGCACCCACGCCGTTACCGACACCTTCCCGCTGACCATCGCGGCCTCGGCCTTGGAATTTCTGGACTGGGTCGAAGGGCCGGACACATCGCCTATAGGAGATTTTGAGCAACTAGATTGCGAAAATGAGTGA
- a CDS encoding aminotransferase class V-fold PLP-dependent enzyme has translation MFEDTHDHHVLLTPGPTPIHPRAMRALMRGMLGHMDPEVFALNREIQQDLRVMYGTEPEAFTALLAGTGSLGMEAGFANLVEAGDEVLVCANGSFGRRMAEMAARYGAHVRLVTAPLGEAIDPADVAAHLDGVKMVAVVHGETSTGVLNPVPEIAALVRGSGALLTVDAVTTAGMEPFHMQDWGVDYAYTGAQKCLSAPPGLAPIAVSARAFARFAARRTPTPLWYCDLEGLRDYWVDHTYHHTVPVNLHYALHAALRAALDEGLERRQRRVRLMGQVIERTLAPLGFSPYVRRPEDRLPTVLALRLPEGFDDAGVRKALRAREISVTGGLGPTAGVIWRLGLMGESARPAPYRALMVALEDLLGEPGLVRRYEEALEALMSEELRPALA, from the coding sequence ATGTTCGAGGACACTCACGACCACCATGTGCTGCTCACGCCCGGCCCGACCCCGATCCACCCCCGGGCCATGCGGGCCCTGATGCGCGGCATGCTGGGGCACATGGATCCGGAGGTCTTCGCGCTCAACCGCGAGATCCAGCAGGATCTACGCGTGATGTACGGCACTGAGCCCGAGGCCTTCACGGCGCTGCTGGCCGGGACCGGCAGCCTGGGCATGGAGGCGGGCTTCGCCAACCTCGTCGAGGCGGGGGACGAGGTTCTCGTGTGCGCCAACGGCTCATTCGGGCGCCGCATGGCCGAGATGGCCGCACGCTACGGCGCCCACGTGCGCCTGGTCACGGCGCCGCTGGGCGAGGCGATCGACCCGGCCGACGTGGCCGCCCACCTGGACGGCGTCAAGATGGTCGCGGTCGTGCACGGCGAGACGAGTACCGGCGTCTTGAACCCCGTGCCCGAAATCGCCGCACTCGTGCGCGGCAGCGGCGCCCTGCTCACGGTGGACGCCGTCACGACCGCCGGCATGGAGCCCTTTCACATGCAGGACTGGGGGGTGGACTACGCCTACACCGGCGCCCAGAAGTGTCTCTCGGCCCCCCCCGGCCTGGCGCCCATCGCGGTGAGCGCGCGCGCCTTCGCCCGCTTCGCCGCCCGGCGCACGCCCACGCCGCTGTGGTACTGCGACCTCGAAGGCCTGCGCGACTACTGGGTCGACCACACCTACCACCACACCGTGCCGGTCAACCTGCACTACGCCCTGCACGCCGCGCTGCGGGCCGCGCTGGACGAGGGCCTGGAGCGCCGCCAGCGCCGCGTCCGCCTGATGGGGCAGGTCATCGAGCGCACCCTGGCACCGCTGGGCTTCTCGCCCTACGTGCGCCGCCCCGAGGACCGGCTGCCCACCGTACTGGCCCTGCGGCTGCCCGAGGGCTTCGACGACGCGGGCGTGCGCAAGGCCCTGCGCGCCCGCGAGATCAGCGTGACCGGTGGCCTCGGCCCCACGGCCGGCGTCATCTGGCGCCTGGGTCTGATGGGCGAGTCGGCCCGCCCTGCGCCCTACCGCGCCCTGATGGTGGCGCTTGAGGACCTGCTCGGCGAGCCGGGCCTGGTGCGCCGCTACGAAGAAGCTCTCGAGGCCCTGATGTCTGAGGAGCTGCGGCCGGCCCTGGCGTGA
- a CDS encoding metallophosphoesterase, giving the protein MRIAFISDLHGNIHALTSVRRFLAEQIVSQVVVVGDLVGYGASPGPVIDFVRREDWKVGLGSSDLRVALSFGERAGRKGIADQVLQWTQGTLLPEQLEYLRRLPTGGRLMTPVGRVRYFHGSPHDPEGRVDLMAPEAELEELADSMGARVLVVGGTHVPFTRTVGDTIFVDPGSVGLSLNHEPGADVAIVDCQGRRPKVSLHKVPYDYSSSAFDIMAWNLPPVIADVIRSGKME; this is encoded by the coding sequence TTGAGGATCGCCTTCATCAGTGACTTACACGGCAACATCCATGCCCTGACCTCGGTTCGGCGCTTTCTCGCCGAGCAGATCGTGAGTCAGGTCGTGGTGGTCGGAGATCTGGTGGGCTACGGCGCGTCTCCAGGGCCGGTCATCGACTTCGTTCGCCGTGAGGACTGGAAGGTCGGCCTGGGCAGCAGCGACCTGCGGGTGGCGCTGAGTTTCGGTGAGCGCGCCGGGCGCAAGGGCATTGCCGATCAGGTGCTCCAGTGGACCCAGGGCACGCTTCTGCCCGAGCAGCTCGAGTACCTGCGCCGCCTACCCACCGGTGGGCGCCTGATGACCCCGGTGGGGCGCGTGCGCTACTTCCACGGCAGCCCCCATGACCCCGAAGGCCGGGTGGACCTGATGGCCCCCGAGGCCGAACTCGAGGAACTCGCCGACAGCATGGGCGCGCGCGTCCTCGTGGTGGGCGGAACCCACGTTCCTTTCACCCGGACGGTGGGAGACACGATCTTCGTCGATCCCGGCAGCGTCGGCCTGAGCCTGAACCACGAACCCGGTGCCGACGTGGCCATCGTGGATTGCCAAGGCAGACGGCCCAAGGTCTCGCTGCACAAGGTGCCCTACGACTACTCGTCGAGCGCCTTCGACATCATGGCCTGGAACCTGCCCCCGGTCATCGCCGACGTGATCCGCAGCGGCAAGATGGAATAA
- the lnt gene encoding apolipoprotein N-acyltransferase, with protein MPRVSPALLAALCGVLLALTLPPLPTGVLAPLPLAALLWLVASAPTARAGAARMLAGVTALSAVHLWWLVPFLVRIFELPPLGALAGLLYVLEGGFFAVMAYLAYRVTPTPAGRVWALAGGWVLLEWLRTLGPLAFPWPTLGSVLLSTPLIQVADLGGVLLCSLVITGAAAALVQAAQGRRVPLLVMAVVWLAALGYGLTRTPGEGPTQPMLVMRSDFDAFGRAAGSLGPEQQFAPLLQATTAARQPGEVVVWSETATSAFPGQPQIPAFPGPGITGLGTRASGDEPARNSVVSVDAAGMILSRSEKARLVPFGEYFPLYSGPLRPVYSAIENTLGFRLPAIPPAQSIRPLSLHGILYGTYVCYDSVFSWVARDLVRQGAQVLVNPSNDGWYSGWGVAQHFWMGRVRAIETRRWLVRSVNDGVAGAVDDLGRPVETVSAGEGLQTLHVRPRLLSGQTLFVQFGHVPALLIAVLLVGLGWKIGRRAGSPVT; from the coding sequence GTGCCCCGCGTTTCTCCCGCCCTGCTCGCCGCCCTGTGCGGCGTCCTGCTGGCCCTGACCCTGCCGCCGCTGCCCACCGGTGTCCTCGCCCCGCTGCCCCTGGCGGCCCTGCTGTGGCTGGTGGCGAGCGCGCCCACGGCCCGCGCAGGCGCGGCGCGGATGCTGGCCGGCGTGACCGCCCTGAGTGCCGTCCACCTGTGGTGGCTGGTGCCGTTTCTGGTGCGCATCTTCGAATTGCCGCCGCTGGGCGCATTGGCCGGGTTACTCTACGTGCTGGAGGGCGGATTCTTTGCGGTGATGGCCTACCTCGCCTACCGCGTTACGCCCACTCCGGCCGGGCGGGTCTGGGCACTGGCCGGGGGCTGGGTGCTGCTCGAATGGCTGCGGACTCTGGGGCCGCTGGCTTTTCCCTGGCCTACCCTAGGGTCGGTTCTGCTGTCCACGCCGCTCATCCAGGTGGCGGACCTGGGCGGCGTCCTGCTGTGCAGCCTGGTGATCACGGGGGCGGCAGCGGCGCTCGTCCAGGCGGCTCAGGGCCGGCGTGTGCCGTTGCTGGTCATGGCTGTGGTGTGGCTCGCCGCACTGGGCTACGGCCTGACGCGTACCCCCGGCGAGGGCCCGACCCAGCCCATGCTCGTCATGCGCTCGGACTTCGACGCCTTTGGGCGGGCGGCCGGTAGCCTGGGCCCGGAACAACAGTTTGCGCCACTCCTTCAGGCCACCACAGCCGCCCGGCAGCCCGGCGAGGTGGTCGTGTGGAGCGAGACGGCGACCTCGGCGTTTCCCGGTCAGCCGCAGATTCCGGCTTTTCCGGGGCCGGGGATCACGGGGCTCGGCACCAGGGCGTCGGGCGACGAGCCGGCACGCAACTCAGTGGTCAGTGTGGACGCGGCCGGTATGATCCTGAGCCGCAGCGAGAAGGCCCGCCTGGTGCCGTTCGGGGAGTATTTCCCCCTGTATTCGGGCCCGCTGCGTCCGGTCTACTCCGCGATCGAAAACACCCTGGGATTTCGGCTGCCGGCCATCCCGCCTGCACAGAGCATTCGCCCGCTGTCTCTTCACGGCATTCTCTACGGCACCTATGTCTGCTACGACAGTGTGTTTTCCTGGGTGGCGCGCGACCTCGTGCGGCAGGGCGCCCAGGTGCTCGTCAACCCCAGCAACGACGGCTGGTACAGCGGCTGGGGCGTAGCCCAGCACTTCTGGATGGGCCGCGTGCGCGCCATCGAGACGCGGCGGTGGCTCGTCCGCAGCGTGAACGACGGCGTGGCCGGTGCGGTAGATGATCTGGGCCGGCCCGTGGAGACCGTCTCGGCAGGGGAGGGCCTCCAGACCCTGCACGTGCGGCCCCGGCTGCTGAGTGGGCAGACCCTCTTCGTACAGTTCGGGCATGTTCCAGCGCTGCTCATCGCGGTGTTGCTGGTCGGGCTGGGGTGGAAGATAGGGCGACGCGCCGGGAGCCCAGTCACCTGA
- a CDS encoding tyrosine-type recombinase/integrase: MSETVSTSALALYTGDRLSEARGWTGLSDTALRVRAVTAARDRNATELWALTQAYLTADTSAGVRTSPHTLRAYRKGTEVLLEHASAHAWNLLHPGHREPGVYVASLSASGLKPATVMARVAAASALYRALRWAGATDADPFTDVKRPKDRTRGIVKNPPYRQDFVTAMLAQADPQEQVLLLLLAHGGLRIAEALALTWAELDLGRRRLLVAHGKGDKARWVPLSARLREALETWRALTPALLQTPVLTFRAYSSAYERLQKVALRAGMEHEFRGFHAGRKYAGTQLYAATKDFTRVAGFLGHEQVDTTRRYVELPEDDLNDVVEHFR, translated from the coding sequence ATGTCCGAGACCGTTTCCACATCAGCCCTGGCCCTCTACACCGGCGACCGGCTGAGCGAGGCCCGGGGTTGGACGGGACTGAGCGACACGGCGCTGCGGGTCCGGGCGGTCACGGCGGCCCGGGACAGGAATGCCACTGAACTCTGGGCACTCACGCAGGCCTACCTGACCGCCGACACCAGCGCCGGGGTACGGACCAGCCCTCACACCCTGCGCGCCTATCGCAAGGGCACTGAAGTCTTGCTGGAGCACGCCTCGGCCCACGCCTGGAATCTGCTGCACCCCGGCCACCGCGAACCGGGGGTGTACGTGGCCTCACTCAGCGCGTCGGGGCTCAAGCCGGCGACGGTCATGGCACGCGTCGCGGCGGCCTCGGCCCTGTACCGGGCGCTGCGATGGGCAGGCGCGACCGACGCCGACCCCTTCACGGACGTGAAACGGCCCAAGGACCGGACCAGAGGCATCGTCAAGAATCCGCCCTACCGCCAGGATTTCGTGACTGCCATGCTCGCCCAGGCCGACCCTCAGGAACAGGTGCTGCTCCTGCTTCTGGCCCATGGAGGTCTACGGATCGCCGAGGCCCTGGCACTGACCTGGGCCGAGCTCGACCTGGGGCGCAGGCGGTTGCTGGTGGCGCACGGCAAGGGCGACAAGGCCCGCTGGGTGCCGCTCAGTGCCCGGCTCCGGGAAGCGCTGGAGACATGGCGTGCCCTGACTCCAGCCCTGCTCCAGACCCCCGTCCTGACCTTCCGCGCCTACTCCAGCGCCTACGAACGGCTTCAGAAGGTGGCGCTGCGGGCCGGCATGGAACACGAGTTCCGGGGCTTCCATGCCGGGCGCAAGTACGCCGGAACCCAGCTCTACGCCGCGACGAAGGACTTTACCCGTGTGGCCGGGTTCCTGGGCCATGAGCAGGTGGACACCACCCGGCGCTATGTCGAGCTCCCGGAGGACGACCTCAACGACGTGGTGGAACACTTCAGGTGA
- a CDS encoding diacylglycerol kinase family protein: MQGQTPPPDVQNPTPASTPERSAGLRRVLVVFNPKSGQGDSGLPAFVDGLRAAGLEVVERELEKDVPMTSYVEDLESFQTLVGAGGDGTVSSLAYAARYRNVPLLAYPAGTANLIAQNLDLPKDPEGLVGVVLAGHALRLDMGEVEVKGEKSGFCMLAGAGADAAMIRDSEDLKERFGALAYAISAMRQINPKKTTFNLKIDGQERSFEGIGVMVANLGMANYRLPITSDISPSDGRFTVILMQAGNILRLLPNLLDSVRAKLNLGDPLFSSNLETLEAREVQVDATEPFPLQYDGELHVETTPFTARILPGALRMLTPVKAKELET, encoded by the coding sequence ATGCAGGGTCAAACTCCCCCCCCCGATGTGCAGAACCCCACGCCCGCCTCCACCCCTGAACGGTCTGCCGGTCTGCGCCGGGTTCTGGTGGTCTTCAACCCCAAGAGCGGCCAGGGCGACAGCGGCCTGCCTGCCTTTGTGGACGGTCTGCGCGCCGCCGGTCTGGAGGTCGTCGAGCGTGAACTGGAAAAAGACGTGCCGATGACCTCCTACGTCGAGGACCTGGAAAGTTTCCAGACCCTGGTCGGGGCGGGCGGCGACGGCACCGTGAGCAGCCTCGCCTACGCTGCGCGGTACCGCAACGTGCCTCTGCTGGCCTACCCAGCCGGCACCGCCAACCTGATCGCCCAGAACCTCGACCTGCCCAAGGACCCCGAAGGCCTGGTCGGGGTAGTCCTAGCCGGACATGCCCTGCGACTGGACATGGGTGAGGTCGAGGTCAAGGGCGAGAAGAGCGGCTTCTGCATGCTGGCCGGCGCGGGTGCCGACGCCGCCATGATCCGGGACAGCGAAGACCTCAAGGAACGCTTCGGGGCGCTGGCCTACGCCATCAGCGCCATGCGGCAGATCAACCCTAAGAAGACTACCTTCAATCTCAAGATCGACGGGCAGGAACGCAGTTTCGAGGGCATCGGGGTGATGGTCGCCAACCTGGGCATGGCGAATTACCGTCTGCCGATCACCAGCGACATCAGCCCCAGCGACGGCCGCTTCACGGTCATCCTCATGCAGGCGGGCAACATCCTGCGCCTGCTGCCCAATCTGCTCGACTCGGTGCGCGCCAAGCTGAACCTGGGGGACCCGCTGTTCAGTAGCAACCTCGAAACCCTCGAAGCCCGGGAGGTGCAGGTGGACGCGACCGAGCCGTTCCCACTGCAGTACGACGGCGAACTGCACGTGGAGACCACGCCGTTCACCGCCCGCATCCTGCCCGGCGCGCTGCGGATGCTGACGCCGGTCAAGGCGAAAGAACTCGAAACCTGA
- a CDS encoding IPT/TIG domain-containing protein → MQRIFLASLLFAGALASCAPRTGSVAGVTAAPMLVKVSEAATRGGTLTIQGRYLGGPTTGRVLLGVTEDGHGGYAVPASAVQSWTDSQIVLTIPDNAPIGGSWLFVEVGGKRSANGLPYSVRQ, encoded by the coding sequence ATGCAACGGATCTTTCTCGCTTCTTTACTGTTCGCCGGGGCGCTCGCGTCCTGTGCGCCGCGCACCGGCAGCGTCGCCGGAGTCACGGCCGCGCCCATGCTCGTCAAGGTCTCCGAGGCGGCCACCCGCGGCGGGACCCTCACCATTCAGGGCCGCTACCTCGGCGGCCCCACGACCGGCCGTGTCCTGCTGGGCGTCACCGAGGACGGCCACGGCGGCTACGCGGTGCCGGCCTCGGCGGTGCAGTCCTGGACCGACAGCCAGATCGTGCTGACCATTCCCGACAATGCCCCCATCGGCGGCTCGTGGCTGTTCGTGGAAGTCGGTGGCAAGAGGTCGGCCAACGGCCTGCCCTACAGCGTCCGGCAATAG
- the hisS gene encoding histidine--tRNA ligase, protein MAIQRPKGTQDLLPEGSPKLSLDTQASAFTHVQDMARRVLERAGAQFIATPIFEDAELVKRGVGGSTDIVRKEMFTVTYFGDHGGFILRPEGTAGIVRAYLQAGLKQLPAPLKLWTHGPMFRAENVQKGRLRQFHQVDYEVLGSADALVDAEAIALMTEVVRELGLTGVRVKLGSIGDPEDREAYNTYLRELFTPHVERLSDDSKDRLERNPMRILDSKSAQDQDLIRELDVRPMLDSLGEEAAAHFTQVRAYLDDWGVTYDVDPGIVRGLDYYRRTAWELHHEGVGAKSALGGGGRYDGLAEQLGGPMVPGIGWAFGIERLLLALAAEGVALPAAAGPLLYLAAMDEAQVAFAARVAIGARAAARVEFAYRPQKPGNAFRDAERRRARYAAVIGSDEAERGVLKLKHLGTGAVRDVALADLNTFLEQENA, encoded by the coding sequence ATGGCGATTCAACGCCCCAAGGGCACCCAGGACCTGCTGCCGGAGGGCAGTCCCAAACTCAGTCTAGATACCCAGGCCTCAGCCTTCACCCATGTGCAGGACATGGCCCGGCGCGTGCTGGAGCGGGCAGGCGCGCAGTTCATCGCCACGCCCATCTTCGAGGACGCCGAACTCGTCAAGCGCGGTGTGGGGGGCAGCACCGACATCGTCCGCAAGGAGATGTTCACCGTCACCTACTTCGGGGACCACGGCGGGTTCATCCTGCGCCCCGAAGGTACGGCGGGCATCGTGCGCGCCTATCTCCAGGCGGGACTCAAGCAGTTGCCCGCGCCCCTGAAGCTCTGGACCCACGGCCCGATGTTCCGCGCCGAGAACGTGCAGAAGGGAAGGTTGCGCCAGTTCCACCAGGTGGACTACGAGGTGCTCGGCTCGGCTGACGCCCTGGTGGACGCCGAGGCCATCGCCCTGATGACCGAGGTCGTGCGCGAACTGGGATTGACCGGTGTGCGGGTCAAGCTCGGCAGCATCGGCGACCCCGAGGACCGCGAGGCCTACAACACCTACCTGCGCGAACTGTTCACGCCGCACGTCGAGCGGCTCTCAGACGACAGCAAGGACCGACTTGAGCGCAATCCCATGCGGATTCTAGATTCCAAGAGTGCCCAGGATCAGGACCTCATCCGTGAACTGGACGTGCGGCCCATGCTCGACTCGCTGGGCGAGGAAGCCGCCGCGCACTTTACTCAGGTGCGGGCCTACCTCGACGACTGGGGCGTGACCTACGACGTGGACCCGGGCATCGTGCGCGGGCTCGACTACTACCGCCGTACCGCCTGGGAGCTGCACCATGAAGGCGTCGGTGCGAAGTCGGCTCTGGGCGGCGGTGGGCGTTACGACGGTCTGGCCGAACAACTCGGCGGGCCGATGGTCCCGGGGATCGGCTGGGCGTTCGGGATCGAGCGGCTGCTGCTCGCGCTCGCGGCCGAGGGGGTGGCCCTGCCGGCCGCCGCCGGCCCGCTGCTGTACCTCGCCGCGATGGACGAGGCCCAGGTGGCGTTCGCCGCCCGAGTGGCGATAGGCGCGCGCGCCGCCGCGCGGGTCGAGTTCGCCTACCGTCCCCAGAAACCCGGCAACGCCTTCCGGGACGCCGAACGCCGCCGCGCCCGCTACGCCGCCGTGATCGGCAGCGACGAGGCCGAGCGGGGCGTCCTGAAACTCAAACACCTCGGCACGGGCGCCGTGCGGGACGTGGCGCTCGCCGATCTCAACACTTTTCTGGAACAGGAGAACGCATGA